The genomic window CGTTCGGCGGCGTCAAGCAATCCGGCCTGGGACGCGAAGGCTCGCACCACGGGATGGAGGACTATCTGGAGATGAAATACATCTGCCTGTCGATCTGATGCGGAGGGGGCGGGGCGCAGGCCACCGCCCCCCGTTCGGCACGGGTTAGCAGCCATGCATGAGCTGTCAGGCAGGCGCCAAACGCGCAAGGCAGCCGAGCGCACAAAAGCAAACGGGGGCGGCTTTCGCCACCCCCGCCTGTCATTCAAACCTGATGGAAATCAGGCAAGAATCAGGTTCATCGCCGATTCACGACCGTCGCGGCCGGATTCGATGTCGAACGTCACGGCCTGACCATCGGCCAGTTCGCGGATGCCGGCACGTTCCAGCGCAGAAACGTGAACGAACACGTCACGGTTGCCGTTCGCGGGGGCGATGAAACCAAAACCTTTGGTTGCGTTGAACCATTTCACGGTGCCATTGGCCATCGTGATGTCTCCTTCTTTTTTCGCCACCCACAAAACGCGATGGCCCGGCATAGTCACATCAAGATCGAGACCTGCGCCGAAAGGAAACAGAAGATCGATAGAGAAAGCGTTGCCCGACCTTCATAGCCCCATTGCCTCTCCGGCACAAGGGGGCATGGGAAATCATTCCGGCGGGTGGCCCGCTCGGCTCGCGGCCGTGACAAGGCGCTGGCCCGCCGGGCGCGCATCGGGCAATAAAGATGCGGGCGGGCCAAGGTTCGGCCTCTGGCCCGCGTCTGACCTGTCGAGATGCTGATGGATACGCCCGATGCAACCCTGGCTTCCGCCGCCGCCGGTGGCGACCGCGCCGCGTTCGGCGCGCTGCTGGCACGGCATTACGACCGGGTGTTCGGCCTGTGCTGGCGGCTGACCGGCAGCCGGGCCGAGGCGCAGGATCTGGCGCAGGACATCTGCGCCGCCCTGCCCGCCAAGCTGCGCGGCTGGCGGGCAGAGGCGCGCTTTACCACCTGGCTTTACCGCGTCACGGTGAACGCCGCCCATGACCTGCGCCGCAGGCAGGCGGTGCGGGCGCGCGCGGCCTCGGGCTGGGGCGACTGGGAAATCGCCCGGCAGGAAGAAATGGCCGAGGCGGCGGCGGCGCAGGACTGGCTTGCCACCGCGATGACCCGCCTGCCGCCCGAATTGCGCGATACCGTGGCGCTCGTGCTGGGCGAAGACATGACACAGGCCGAGGCCGCGCAGGTGCTGGGCCTGTCGGAAGGCACCATCGCCTGGCGGATGTCGGAGGTGAAGAAGCGCCTGCGCATCCTCGCCGCCAAGGAGGCCGCGACATGACCGACGATCTGGAAACCCTGAAGGCCGCCCTGCGCGCCACCCCGCCCGCCGATCCCGCCGGGCGCGAGGCGGCGCTGCGGCTGGCGATGGAAAATTATGACAGGCTCCAAGGATCGGGCGATGGCTCACGTCCCAATCCCGACCGCCCCTCGACGGCGGGGTTGCTGAACGGAGTGCGTTCCATGCTGAAATCCCTTTCCTCACGCCGTATCCTGGCTGCCACCACGTCGGTCGCGGCGCTGTGCCTTGGCCTTGTCGTCGTGCTGCCGTTGCGAGACGACGCGCCCGTGAACGAGACGGTTGCGGTGACCGCCCGGCCGGAGGTTGCTGTCGCCCCGCCGCTGGCCGGGGGCACCCCGCAGGACTACGCCGCCGCCACCGCCGATGTGCCTCAGGTCGAGGCGGATCAGGAAATGATGGCAGAACCGGCACCGGCGATCGTGGGCGGGGCCGCGCCGGAAAGCTATGCCGCAGCCCCGCAGACCGCCACACGCGACCTTGCCGCCAAGCATGGTGTCGGCATGGCCCCGCCGATGATGGAAATGGCGCCGCAAGCGCAGGAAAACACCGAAAGCTTCGCCAATGCAGGGGCGAACCCGGTCAAGGTGACGGCGGAAGAGCCGGTTTCCACCTTCTCGGTCGATGTCGATACCGCCAGCTATGCCATCGTGCGGTCCTCGCTGATGACGGGCGCGCTGCCCCCGGCAGAGGCGGTGCGGATCGAGGAGATGGTGAACTATTTCCCCTACGCCTATCCCGCACCCGCAGCCGGGGAAGCGCCGTTCCGGCCGACCGTGACGGTGCTGCCGACGCCCTGGAACTCCGGCACAAGGCTGGTGCATGTGGCGCTGCAAGGGCGGCTGCCCGCGCTGGCCGACCGGCCGCCGCTGAATCTGGTGTTCCTGATCGACACCTCGGGGTCGATGCAGGATGCGAACAAGCTGCCGTTGCTGCAGCAGTCGCTGCGGCTGATGCTGGGGCAACTGCGCGCGCAGGATCAGGTGGCCATCGTCGCCTATGCCGGATCGGCGGGCGAGGTGCTGCCGCCCACCCCGGCGTCGGACAGTGCGGCGATCCTTGGCGCGCTCGACCGGCTGGCGGCAGGCGGGTCCACCGCCGGGGCGGAAGGGCTGGCGCTGGCCTATCAGGTGGCGGGCAACATGGCAGCGGCGGGCGAGGTCAGCCGGGTGCTGCTGGCGACCGACGGCGATTTCAACGTGGGCATCGACGACCCGGAGGGGCTGGCGGCCTACATCGCCAGGCAGCGCGACACGGGGATATACCTTTCGGTGCTGGGCTTCGGGCGCGGCAATCTCGACGATGCCACAATGCAGGCGCTGGCGCAAAGCGGCAACGGGCAGGCGGCCTACATCGACACGCTGAACGAGGCGCGCAAGGTGCTGGTCGATCAGCTTTCCGGCGCGCTGTTCCCGATTGCCAACGACGTGAAGATCCAGATCGAATGGAACCCGGCGACCGTCGCCGAATACCGCCTGATCGGCTATGAAACCCGCGCGCTGCGGCGCGAGGATTTCAACAACGACAAGGTCGATGCGGGCGAGATTGGTGCCGGCCACGCGGTGACGGCGATCTACGAGGTCACAGCACCTGGCAGCCCCTCCCTGCTGAACGACCCTTTGCGCTACGGCACCGCCGCACCCGTCGCCGGGAATGGCGAGCTTGGCTTCCTGCGCTTGCGCTACAAGGCACCGGGCGAGACTGTCTCGGCGCTGATCGAGGTGCCGATTGCCGAAGGCGAGGCCGCCGGGGACGACGTGCGCTTCGGCGTGGCGATGGCCGGGTTCGGGCAGATGCTGACCGGGGCACGCTATCTGGGCGACTGGGGTTGGGATCAGGCGATCCAGCTGGCACTGGGGGCACGCGGGGAAGATGCGTTCGGCTACCGCATCGAGGCGGTGAACCTGATGCGGATGGCGCAATCGCTCGACGCCCAATGACGCGAAAGGCCCCGGGGGCAAACCCGGGGCCTTTGCGGACGATCAGCGGTTGGCCCTTGATCGCCGGGGAGACCGGACGCCCCAGCGCGGGGCACCACGGATCAGGCGGTTGCGGTTTCGACGGCGCGGGCTTCCAGCGCCTTGGGCTCCTGCGCCGGACGGGCAATCTCGATCCGGCGGGGTTTCAGCGCCTCGGGGGTTTCACGCACCAGGTCGATGTGCAGCATCCCGAGTTCATGCACCGCCCCGGTCACCCGCACATGGTCGGCCAGCGCGAAGCGGCGCTCGAAGGCGCGGGTGGCGATGCCACGGTGCAGGTAGGTCCGCCCGGTGTCATCCTCGGCGGTCTTGCGGGCGGCGACATGCAGCGTGCCGTCGCGCACCTCGACCGACAGGTCATCGGCGGCGAACCCGGCCACCGCGACCGAGATGCGGTAGGCGTTGTCGGCGGTCTTTTCGATGTTGTAGGGCGGGTAGGTCGGCTGCGCCACGTCGGAGGTCAGCGCACGGTCCATCAGGTCGGCAATCCGGTCGAAGCCGACGGTGGCACGGTAGAGCGGGGCAAAATCATAGGTTCGCATCGTCATCCTCATCAAGCGATGGTTGCGCCCTGCCACAGGGTCAGGACAACCGGGCCCGTCATGGCACCCGGTCGCCACATGATCTGGGAAAACCGCCCTGCCGGTTCAAGAGGGGTCAGGGGCTGCCGGGGCGCAAAAATTTCGCGCCGCCGGTCTGTCCGGCGGTCTGCGACCCGCTCAGCAGCCGCGCGCCTGGGATGACGCGCTGGAACACACCGTCGCTGCTGCCCGCAAGTTCCGCCCGCAGCGCCTCGAGCGGCGCCTCCAGCGCCGTGCCCAGCGCCACCTGCCGACCGTCCACCACCGCCTTGGCCGACACCACCGAAACCACCCGCGCCACCCCGTCGCGCACCGAAAAGATCGGCGCGCCGGACGATCCGAAATCGACGTTGCACGACAGCACAAGCACGCCGGGCTGCCGGCCCAGCACGTGGCAGACCTCTTGCAGGCTGGGGGCCTCGGCCCTGTCCTGCGCATAGGACACCACGCCGACCTCGTCGCCCTTGGCCGGGCGCGGATCGGTCTCGAACGGGGTGATCGAGGGCAGGCGGATCGGCTGGTCAAGCTGGATCAGCGCGATGTCATAGGCCACCCGCACCAGCTTTTCGTGGCCGCCATAGACATATTCCGGATGCGCCACAGCCCGGCGCACGCCGCGATAGGCCGCCGCCCGGCCATTGCGCCACCCTGCCAGAAACTCGATCTCGGACGGGTCGATGCGCGCGCCGGTCACCTTGTCGAACAGGCAATGCGCCGCCGTAAGCACCAGATCGGTCGCGATCAGCGCGCCGGTGCAGAACCCCTTGCGCCCCAGGTTCAGCCGCCCCACGCCCTCCCAGCCGCGGCTGTCGTCGCCGGTCGCCAGCTGGCGCAGCGGGCTTTCCTGCGCGCGGCCGGGCAGGCCGAGGCCCAGACAGAGGATCAGAAGCAGGATCAGACGCATGTCACCTCCGGGCAATCGTCTGGACAGACACCGCCATTGCGGCGGATTTATGGCCGCTGCCCGGTCATCCCGTCCAGCCCGCGCGGCTTCGGCCCGCCCAGCGCCCAGTCGAGCAGTTCCACCGTATGCACCACCGGCACATGGCTGGCCGACCCGATCTGGATCATGCAGCCGATGTTGCCCGCGGCGATCAGGTCGGGGGCCTTCGCCTCCAGCGTCTGCACCTTGCGCGCCCGCAACTTCTGCGAAATCTCGGGCTGCAACAGGTTGTAGGTGCCGGCCGACCCGCAGCACAGATGGCTGTCGGCCGGTTCGACCACCTCGAACCCCACCCGTCTCAGCAGATCCTTCGGCGTGGACTTGATCTGCTGGCCGTGCTGCAGCGAACAGGCCGAATGATAGGCGACACGCAGGCCCTTCGCCGCGCCCTCGGGCAGGCCGATCCGCTCCAGCAACTCGGTGATGTCGAGCGCCATGCCCGAGACTTCGGCCGCATCCGCCGCCAGCGGGCCGTTGCGGAACATGTGGCCGTAATCCTTGATCGTGGTACCGCAGCCCGAGGTATTGATCACCACCGCATCCAGCCCCCCCGCCCGCTTTTCCGCCATCCAGGCCGCGATGTTGTGCACCGCCAGATCGAATGCCTGATCCTCCTTGCCCATGTGATGCGTCAGCGCCCCGCAGCACCCCATGCCGCGCGCCACCACCACCTCGCATCCCAGCCGCCGCAACAGCCGGATGGTGGCATCGTTGATGTCGGTGTTCAGCGCCTTCTGCGCACAGCCGGTCAGCAGCGCCACCCGCATCCGCCGCTCGCCTTCGGCGGCAAACACCTGCGGCGCGTCGTTCGGGCTTACGGGGGGCGAGACCTTGGGCACCATCGCCACCATCGCCCGCAGCCGCGCATCCGGCATCAGGAACGCGAAGGGCCGCGCCACCCGCGCCCCCCACAGCGCCAGCCGGAACCGCGCCGGATAGGGCAGGGTATGCGCCAGCAGCCAGCGCAGCGCCCGGTCCATCAGCGGCCGCCTGTAGGTCCGCTCGATATGCGCGCGCGCCAGATCGACCAGATGCATGTAATGCACGCCCGAGGGGCAGGTCGTCATGCAGGCAAGGCACCCCAGACAGCGGTCAATGTGCTTCACGGTCTTTACGTCCGCGTCCCGCCCGGTTTCCAGCATGTCCTTGATCAGGTAGATCCGGCCGCGCGGGCTGTCGAGCTCGTCGCCCAGCACCTGATATGTCGGGCAGGTCGCGGTGCAGAAACCGCAATGCACGCAGGTGCGCAGAATCTGATTGGCGGTCGCAAGGCCGGGGTCGCGCAACTGCTCGGGGGTGAAACTGGTCTGCATCGGTGCTCCTCAGACCATCAGGCCGGGGTTGAGTATGCCGCGCGGGTCGAACTTCGCGCGCAGCCCCGCCGCAAGCGCGGCCAATGGCGCCGGTTCGGGGTGAAACGCCGCCAGCCGCGCCCTTGTGTCCGGCCCGGCCCGCAGCAGCGTCGCATGACCGCCGAACGGCCCAAGCCGCGCCCGCAGATCGATCCCCGGCGCCATCAGCGCCCAGATCAGCCCGCCGGCCCAGTCGTAAAGCACCGCCTCCGCCCCCAGCCGCGCCGCGATGCCCGCCGCCTCCGACGGCTTCACCGACAGCCGCCAGACATCGCCCTCGCGGCCGTGAAACGGCGCCACATCGCGAATGCCCGCCCAGCGCGCCGCCCCGTCCTCGCGCTCCACCGCCCCAAACCCCGCCAGCAGCGCCGCCAGCCGCCCGGCGCGGTAGGCGACCGAGGCCGCAAAGCCCTCGATCCGCAGAAACGTCCCCTGCCCCGGCCAGTGCGCCGCCCCCGAGACCTCGAAAGGCGACCCCATCGCCGCCGCCATCGCCGCCACCGCCCGCGCGTCCGGCAACCCGTGCAGCACAAGCGTCGCCGCAGCCTCCGGCACCGGCAGCAGCTTGAAGCTGACCTCGGTCAACACCCCCAGCGTGCCCCAGGACCCCGCCATCAGCTTGACCAGATCATAGCCGGTGACGTTCTTCATCACCCGCCCGCCATTCCTGATCACCACGCCCTCGCCGGTAACCAGCCGCACCCCGATCAGGCTGTCGCGGCAAGCCCCCGCCTGCAACCGCCTTGGCCCCGAGGCATTGGCCGCCACCACCCCGCCCAGCGTCGAGACCCCTTGCGTTCCGAGCAACCCGCGCATGTCGGGCACCTCGAAGGGCAGGCGCTGCCCTTCCGCCGCCAGCATCGCCTCCACCTCGGCCAGCGGCGTCCCCGCCTGCGCCACCAGCGTCAGCGCCCCCGGCTCGTAAAGCGAAATCCCCGCCAGCCCGCCGGTCTCCAGCACCGCCCCCGGCCCCGGCCGCCCCACGCCCCGCGTGCCACCGCCCAGGATGCGCAACGGCCCGGCGGCCCCCCGCACCGCCTCGGCAAGTTCGGCCTCGGTCACTGGGCGCATCCCCATCCCCTTCTTCTGTTCACAAGTATCCTCGGGGGGTCCGGGGGGCAGACGGCCCCCCCGGCGCCGGTCACGCCGCACGCCGCCCGGCCGTCGCGGCCAGCGGAAACACCTTGGCCGGGTTCAGAAGCCACCTCGGGTCGAACACGTCCTTCACCCGCAACTGCGCCTCGATATCGTCCGGCGAGAACTGCACCGACATCAGGTCGCGCTTCTCGATCCCCACGCCATGCTCGCCGGTCAGGCAACCCCCGACCTCGACGCAGAGCTTCAGGATCTCGGCGCCGAACGCCTCGCACAGTTCCAGATCACCAGGCTTGTTGGCATCGAACAGGATCAGCGGATGCATGTTGCCGTCGCCCGCGTGGAACACGTTGGCCACGTCCAGCCCGTAGTCCTTCGACATTTCGGCAATCCGGCGCAGCACGAAGGGCAGGCTCGACACCGGAATCGTGCCGTCGAGGCACATGTAGTCGTTGATGCTGCCCATCGCCCCGAAGGCCGACTTGCGGCCCAGCCAGATCTTCTTGCTTTCCGCCTCGGACCGGCTTTCGCGGAACTCGACCGGGTTGTGGCGCAGCGCGATGGTCCTGATCTTGGCCAGTTGCTCGTCGATCTCGGCGGGCGAGCCTTCGACCTCGACGATCAGCAGCGCCTCGCAATCAGGGTAGCCCGCGTGGGCGAAGGCCTCGGTGGCGCGGATGCAGGGGCGGTCCATGAACTCGATGGCAACCGGCAGGATGCCCGCCTTGATGATGTCGGACACGCAGGCCCCCGCCACCTCGTTGGCATCGAAGCCGATCAGCACCGGGCGCGCCCCTTCGGGCTTGGGCAGGATGCGCAGCGTGGCTTCCGTAACCACGCCGAGTTGCCCCTCCGAGCCGCAGACCACCCCCAGCAGATCCAGCCCCGGCGCGTCGAGATGCGCGCCGCCGATCTCGACCACCGTGCCGTCCATCAGCACCATGGTCACGCCCAGAAGGTTGTTGGTCGTCACACCGTATTTCAGGCAATGCGCCCCGCCGGAGTTCATCGCAATGTTGCCCGCAATCGCGCAGGCGAGCTGGCTCGACGGGTCGGGGGCGTAGAAGAAACCGTCCGCCTCTACCGCGCCGGTCACGCTGAGGTTGGTGCGCCCGGACTGCACCCGGATGAAGCGGTTGGGGTAATCGGTCTCGATCACGCCGTTCAGCCGCGCGACGCCGAGGATCACGCAATCGGCGGTCGGCAGCGCACCGCCTGCAAGGCTGGTGCCCGAGCCGCGCGGCACCACCGGCACGCCCTCCTCGAAGCAGACCCGCAGCACCGCCGCGACCTCGGAGGTGGACCGCGGCAACACGGCAGCCAGCGGCGGGCAGCGGTAGGCGGTCAGCGCATCGCATTCATAGGCACGGGTTTCGGCCGGGTCATCCACCACCGCATCGCGAGGTAGCACCCCAAGCAGACGCTCCACGATCCGGGCCTTGCGGGCAAGGATCGCGGGGTTGGGTATCGGCATGTCCATGGCGGCCCTCCCGGCGGTATTGGTAAATTAATATAACCAATTTGCCGCTTTGGCAAGCGTTCCGCTTCTGGGTAAGGTGCGGGCATGGAAATGATGACACGCCTTGCCCCCTTTGGTCTGGCCGACGCCGCTGCGGTGGGGTTTCTGCTGGCGGTCTGGCTCGGGCTGGGCTGGCTGGTGGAACATCCGCCCGCCGGGCGCATGTCGGTCTCGATGCTGATGGCCGAGTATCGCCGCGACTGGATGCGCCAGTTCGTGACGCGCCAGCCGCGCATCTTCGATGGCGCGGTGATCGACAGCCTGCGGCAGGGCACTGCCTTCTTCGCCTCGGCCAGCATGATCGCGATCGGCGGCGGCATCGCATTGCTGGGCAACTCCGACCGGGTGGCGGGGCTGGCGCAGGATCTGACGCTGGGGATCGCAGCACCTGTGATCGAGATCAAGGTGATCCTCGTGCTGCTGCTGGTCGCCAATGCCTTCCTGAAGTTCGTCTGGTCGCACCGGCTGTTCGGCTATTGCTGCATCCTGATGGCGGCAGTGCCGAACGATCCCGCCGACCCGCTTGCCTATCACCGCGCTTCGCAGGCGGCCGAGGTCAACATCACCGCTGCTCGAAGCTTCAACCGGGGACTGCATTCGGTCTATTTCGCACTGGGCGCGCTGGGGTGGCTGCTGGGGCCGCTGGCGCTGGTGCTGGCCACGCTGGTCAC from Paracoccaceae bacterium Fryx2 includes these protein-coding regions:
- a CDS encoding DUF599 domain-containing protein, whose amino-acid sequence is MEMMTRLAPFGLADAAAVGFLLAVWLGLGWLVEHPPAGRMSVSMLMAEYRRDWMRQFVTRQPRIFDGAVIDSLRQGTAFFASASMIAIGGGIALLGNSDRVAGLAQDLTLGIAAPVIEIKVILVLLLVANAFLKFVWSHRLFGYCCILMAAVPNDPADPLAYHRASQAAEVNITAARSFNRGLHSVYFALGALGWLLGPLALVLATLVTAAVQIRREFASASRVVILQRAAP
- a CDS encoding trypsin-like serine protease; the protein is MRLILLLILCLGLGLPGRAQESPLRQLATGDDSRGWEGVGRLNLGRKGFCTGALIATDLVLTAAHCLFDKVTGARIDPSEIEFLAGWRNGRAAAYRGVRRAVAHPEYVYGGHEKLVRVAYDIALIQLDQPIRLPSITPFETDPRPAKGDEVGVVSYAQDRAEAPSLQEVCHVLGRQPGVLVLSCNVDFGSSGAPIFSVRDGVARVVSVVSAKAVVDGRQVALGTALEAPLEALRAELAGSSDGVFQRVIPGARLLSGSQTAGQTGGAKFLRPGSP
- a CDS encoding cold-shock protein, whose amino-acid sequence is MANGTVKWFNATKGFGFIAPANGNRDVFVHVSALERAGIRELADGQAVTFDIESGRDGRESAMNLILA
- a CDS encoding Hsp20 family protein — protein: MRTYDFAPLYRATVGFDRIADLMDRALTSDVAQPTYPPYNIEKTADNAYRISVAVAGFAADDLSVEVRDGTLHVAARKTAEDDTGRTYLHRGIATRAFERRFALADHVRVTGAVHELGMLHIDLVRETPEALKPRRIEIARPAQEPKALEARAVETATA
- a CDS encoding RNA polymerase sigma factor, whose amino-acid sequence is MDTPDATLASAAAGGDRAAFGALLARHYDRVFGLCWRLTGSRAEAQDLAQDICAALPAKLRGWRAEARFTTWLYRVTVNAAHDLRRRQAVRARAASGWGDWEIARQEEMAEAAAAQDWLATAMTRLPPELRDTVALVLGEDMTQAEAAQVLGLSEGTIAWRMSEVKKRLRILAAKEAAT
- the glcF gene encoding glycolate oxidase subunit GlcF, which produces MQTSFTPEQLRDPGLATANQILRTCVHCGFCTATCPTYQVLGDELDSPRGRIYLIKDMLETGRDADVKTVKHIDRCLGCLACMTTCPSGVHYMHLVDLARAHIERTYRRPLMDRALRWLLAHTLPYPARFRLALWGARVARPFAFLMPDARLRAMVAMVPKVSPPVSPNDAPQVFAAEGERRMRVALLTGCAQKALNTDINDATIRLLRRLGCEVVVARGMGCCGALTHHMGKEDQAFDLAVHNIAAWMAEKRAGGLDAVVINTSGCGTTIKDYGHMFRNGPLAADAAEVSGMALDITELLERIGLPEGAAKGLRVAYHSACSLQHGQQIKSTPKDLLRRVGFEVVEPADSHLCCGSAGTYNLLQPEISQKLRARKVQTLEAKAPDLIAAGNIGCMIQIGSASHVPVVHTVELLDWALGGPKPRGLDGMTGQRP
- a CDS encoding FAD-binding protein, with amino-acid sequence MRPVTEAELAEAVRGAAGPLRILGGGTRGVGRPGPGAVLETGGLAGISLYEPGALTLVAQAGTPLAEVEAMLAAEGQRLPFEVPDMRGLLGTQGVSTLGGVVAANASGPRRLQAGACRDSLIGVRLVTGEGVVIRNGGRVMKNVTGYDLVKLMAGSWGTLGVLTEVSFKLLPVPEAAATLVLHGLPDARAVAAMAAAMGSPFEVSGAAHWPGQGTFLRIEGFAASVAYRAGRLAALLAGFGAVEREDGAARWAGIRDVAPFHGREGDVWRLSVKPSEAAGIAARLGAEAVLYDWAGGLIWALMAPGIDLRARLGPFGGHATLLRAGPDTRARLAAFHPEPAPLAALAAGLRAKFDPRGILNPGLMV
- a CDS encoding VWA domain-containing protein → MTDDLETLKAALRATPPADPAGREAALRLAMENYDRLQGSGDGSRPNPDRPSTAGLLNGVRSMLKSLSSRRILAATTSVAALCLGLVVVLPLRDDAPVNETVAVTARPEVAVAPPLAGGTPQDYAAATADVPQVEADQEMMAEPAPAIVGGAAPESYAAAPQTATRDLAAKHGVGMAPPMMEMAPQAQENTESFANAGANPVKVTAEEPVSTFSVDVDTASYAIVRSSLMTGALPPAEAVRIEEMVNYFPYAYPAPAAGEAPFRPTVTVLPTPWNSGTRLVHVALQGRLPALADRPPLNLVFLIDTSGSMQDANKLPLLQQSLRLMLGQLRAQDQVAIVAYAGSAGEVLPPTPASDSAAILGALDRLAAGGSTAGAEGLALAYQVAGNMAAAGEVSRVLLATDGDFNVGIDDPEGLAAYIARQRDTGIYLSVLGFGRGNLDDATMQALAQSGNGQAAYIDTLNEARKVLVDQLSGALFPIANDVKIQIEWNPATVAEYRLIGYETRALRREDFNNDKVDAGEIGAGHAVTAIYEVTAPGSPSLLNDPLRYGTAAPVAGNGELGFLRLRYKAPGETVSALIEVPIAEGEAAGDDVRFGVAMAGFGQMLTGARYLGDWGWDQAIQLALGARGEDAFGYRIEAVNLMRMAQSLDAQ
- a CDS encoding FAD-linked oxidase C-terminal domain-containing protein, which encodes MDMPIPNPAILARKARIVERLLGVLPRDAVVDDPAETRAYECDALTAYRCPPLAAVLPRSTSEVAAVLRVCFEEGVPVVPRGSGTSLAGGALPTADCVILGVARLNGVIETDYPNRFIRVQSGRTNLSVTGAVEADGFFYAPDPSSQLACAIAGNIAMNSGGAHCLKYGVTTNNLLGVTMVLMDGTVVEIGGAHLDAPGLDLLGVVCGSEGQLGVVTEATLRILPKPEGARPVLIGFDANEVAGACVSDIIKAGILPVAIEFMDRPCIRATEAFAHAGYPDCEALLIVEVEGSPAEIDEQLAKIRTIALRHNPVEFRESRSEAESKKIWLGRKSAFGAMGSINDYMCLDGTIPVSSLPFVLRRIAEMSKDYGLDVANVFHAGDGNMHPLILFDANKPGDLELCEAFGAEILKLCVEVGGCLTGEHGVGIEKRDLMSVQFSPDDIEAQLRVKDVFDPRWLLNPAKVFPLAATAGRRAA